The Bacteroidales bacterium DNA segment TTTAAACTCCCATTTCACCCGGTCAAACATATGGCTGAACCGGAGGTTTCCGCTTAAGGTACTGCCATCAAAAACAAACTGATAGATTTCCCTGTGGGGGCTTTCGATATAACGGACAGTAACTTCCAGGGTTTTGTTATCGGGCCAGGTAAAAGCTCCTGCGATCCGGGCCGGAGGAAGCCCGGCAAAATGACCCAGGGCACCGAGAAGCAGATTCGGCCCGGGTTTTGAAGTTTCACCGTATTCCCAGTGCCCGTTGCCCAGCGGGAATTCATATTCCCTTCCGCCGGCCTTTACGCTGAAATAGCAAATTGTATCAGCAAAACGAAAAGCAACCTCTTCCAGGTTCCTCTCATTGGTTTCCAGCTGGTATCTGCGGCCTGACACGGCATTGGCCGTTTCGGGCAAAGCCTTCTTTTCCGGAACGGGAAGTGCAAGGGATGCCAGTTTTTCCCTGAGCCGCTTCAGGGCTGACGGGTTTTCCGGCAGTTTCTGAGGCTGAAACGCCGGCAGGAGGTATTTCCAGACGAGGTTTATTTCATCCTGCATATCGGGTGTTTCAGCAGTAATCGCCAGCACTGCATCCTGTTCCGGCATCATAATGATAAATTGCCCGTACGCTCCGTCGGCACGGAATGCATGATGTCGGCAACGCCAGAACTGATAACCGTACCCCTGAAGCCAGTCGCTCGAATCTTTTTGTGCCTGCGGAGTTTCGGGATACTGCATGATATGAGCCTTCGTTGCTTCCTCCACCCACCCGGCAGGAAGTATCTGTTTTCCGTTCCACTTCCCCTTCTGCAGGTAAAGCAGGCCGAACTTAGCCATGTCCTCTGTTTTGAGCCGGAGGCCCCAGCCTCCCGTGTTGTAGCCCATGGGATCGGTTTCCCAGTCTGCCCCTTCAATCCCCAGCGGTTCAAACAGACGAGGAGTAAGGTAAGCAAGAAGGGTTTGACCGGTTACTTTCTGCACAATAGCACCGGCCATATAGGTGGCCAGACTGTTGTACAGGAAACGGGTTCCCGGCTGAACCGCAATGGGTGTAGCCAGAAAAGCCTTCACCCAGTTGCTGTCTTTTCCAACGATGGCAGCGGTGGGCTCGGGATCCTGGCCAACACTCATGGTAAG contains these protein-coding regions:
- a CDS encoding serine hydrolase codes for the protein MRKLAILPVLAGILFQVYSCAPAKKELPASTPEEEGISSEAILQFVNAAENSRNELHSFVLLRHGKVIAEGWWNPYRPDLKHTLYSTSKSFTSTAVGFAVHEKRISLSDRVISFFPEFVPDTVSPWLKELTIENLLTMSVGQDPEPTAAIVGKDSNWVKAFLATPIAVQPGTRFLYNSLATYMAGAIVQKVTGQTLLAYLTPRLFEPLGIEGADWETDPMGYNTGGWGLRLKTEDMAKFGLLYLQKGKWNGKQILPAGWVEEATKAHIMQYPETPQAQKDSSDWLQGYGYQFWRCRHHAFRADGAYGQFIIMMPEQDAVLAITAETPDMQDEINLVWKYLLPAFQPQKLPENPSALKRLREKLASLALPVPEKKALPETANAVSGRRYQLETNERNLEEVAFRFADTICYFSVKAGGREYEFPLGNGHWEYGETSKPGPNLLLGALGHFAGLPPARIAGAFTWPDNKTLEVTVRYIESPHREIYQFVFDGSTLSGNLRFSHMFDRVKWEFKGKSSK